The segment AACTCCCTTGGGATGTCTTTGGCCTCCAAAAATCGATACAAACCTCTATCATCAGTCAGGGTTTCTAAAAGAAACGATCCAAATATAGATTCTGAAAACGGTGCAAACACGGTTTCTAGTGCCAACACGTCGTGTTCTTCATTAAAAACACGTGTCTGACAAGGCAGTTTTCCATCGTGAGTTTCCAATGCAACACGTCGTGTTTAGCGATAACACGTCGTGTTCTTCTTgaatttcatcttcttcttcaaaatccaagattcgAGCTTCCATTTGCCAATTCCGCTTACttttcctttcgagcatgtctTTTTTGATGCAAAAGAATTTTTCAActaattaagtatcttttgttcaaTGAATGACACAAATgcaatataaaatattaagataatgcatgatttatatgattaaatatgtCAATATcacacctcctcatgttttgtgaAAACTCTTAtaataaacatgttttgaaaactattttgtaaacaattGATGGTTTGTGGAtcggttttaaaagtttaaatttgttgaaattttttggatgttacataaatattataatagataaataaaaataacttCGGTTATTTGGTGGAGTGtccaaataaaaaacattaactGTAAcgacataaaattaaaaaaaaaaaataacattaccGTTTCAATTCACAAATCTATCTCTTCTAATAAATGAAACTTAAAAATGATGTGTGTCAGTTTTTAGAATGTCTCTTTGACACGTGACATTTtgctatgatttttattatttccTTTTTTTAACAAATAGAATTCAATTCaatttttaaaaatacaaaatcatatcttaataacattattatgtttattttgcttaacaaattaattcataattacttACAACCGACAAAATCTtggtttttttttacatttttttatgtatattaaaattttaaatatactGACCATGGtgtccacgggttataacctaataaaaaaataaagaaaagcgTTTCACCATGATTTACCAAATTTAAGTTCATTTAGTTGAATCTAActaaataaaaacattagaaaaaccataaataactaaaattataaaaaaaaaaaaaaaaaaaaaaaaaaaaaaaaaaaaacaaacaaacaaaaaggtAAAAAAGTTATCAACTTGTTAAAAAAATCAAAGTCGGCCTTGGCGGTCTCGGTGGTTATAGGcgggaattttttaaaaaattcaaaaaactttAATTTTCAAATAgttacaccaaaattttaaattttcaaagttttatgctttaaattttcaaatacttagTTTTTTAgggaatattaattttttaaataattttattaataattaagagtccccgattaatccccgcctagtCCGATTAATCGTTTATCGTCAGTCGACCGCtgagcgatttttacaaccttgattttaactaataattacaataaatatagtaataaatttatatcaattttattaatgagcttaacttctaatttcaaaaattttaaattaaagtttgttggtttgttttgtttatttttttaaattatttgtttaaatttaaaagataaaaacatttgaattttaataattaattatttttcttatttttttttaaattcaaagttctcaattATTTagatttttatatttaattttttttaaaattagtctATATAATACATGGTTCTGTaatatgaaatatagttttagttATATGTTACACACCCTTTAAATATTCTAATAAACTTTTGGCaactaaataaaatattagacatAACCAAATGAACTTACTAAAAGCCAAATAAGACTAAAAGACTACATGGCTATTTTTGCATTTTTACATAAAACAACTTATGTTTTTTTATAGaatgtttattagtttatttgatatcaacataaatttaaaaaaatatattttatccgACACCAAAACACAATAAGTTGATATTTATTTTTTGATGTTTGACAaatatgtttatatgtgtgatggtaaaataatttatcaaatgtttcatatttaatttaataaatgccaaacatttaaaattatttattactATTGGCATCGGTGACGAGTCTAGAACCCAAAACCATATGGTTTCTTATTTAAATGGAACCGatagaaaatgaaaaatataaaacaataCTAGTTACGGGTTCGTATCGGATCGAATATTATAAGCCCAAAAAGATTTAAAGTTCTTATAATTGCATTTGGTGAGTTTTTATATGTTGATATATTTTTACAATTGTAAAATATGGGCTGTAAAAATCAGATTTatacatgtattttttttttgtctaaactACTAGGAAAGTTCACTAAAATTATTTAAGATAGGTTGCTAATTTTAATTGTATATAtcttattataaataaaaaaaataaattggtGAAGTTATCCACCAAAATTATAACCTATGCTTGCCATTGTTGTCATGTAAAGCAAATCAATAAACAATTCAATTAAGCAATCCCCAAATAATTAAAATCATATCAATAAACAAGTCAAATAAACAATCTCCCAAATAATTGACATGTTATTTAAAATCATAAACGTAATAAAAAAGGGtggttaaaaatatataaataattatcatACCATTTTCATTATGGTACTCAATATTTTATCTTATTGAATGATGAAATATAAAAAAACACATTCgttccctaataaatgaaaagaattttgtcatatgtcactctctcattaacttggacacatgtcattttttggtatttttgaataaatgtttttccatttgtcattttctcattgtttatcttttcttaattaacacatcatatttacacctcaattaataattgtcttaattgaaaataaccattaaattacaatattacaactcatatactattgaatatgtttccttttaaattttaaattttaaatttaaataaatttttgtttaaacttttatatttaatttttttgttctATCCAAtccgtataacatacgggtctcacaactagtctactctaataaatgaagattttttgtCATATGTCCTCTTCTTCTTATttagacacatgacattttctaatttttttaaactttctattttccatttgtcattttattgtatttttcatttaattaaattaaaagtccacatttaatatgtaaggtaatatatatgtaaggtatttatttaaagagtttatatatgtaatgtatttaatacattaaaatcttattaattttaataattcaaaaaatttctcatttttcttataaattcaaagttttcaaattgttaacattttatatttatttttttttaaataaaatcatGTAATACATAGGTCTCACACCTAATATTATATTAAATGTTCGTTAGTAAGCTTTTATTGTAGTTAGAGGTTAGAAAGATATAAAAATAATAGAGAGAACAGTAACTATTTTTTTAAAACCAAATTCATTTTACAAAATCTTAAAGATAAGTTGCATGTGTCTTTGACAATCAGCCTACATACACACTAATCACCAAAAAAAAACGATAATTTAATAATCCTTGGTTGGCGTTACAAAAGGGTTGGTCTATAGCATGAGTTACAAGCCACAAAATAATCCCAAAAGTCCACTCACAAGTCTTCCTTTTATCATCACCTTCGGTCTATTCCCCCTCGGTCTTTCCTCACAATTGACTTTTCAAGTCAATCCTATTACTTTTCAAATACAAAGTTCCATTTTTATACTAACGTGCTTATCTTGCACCAAAaatttttttgtctttttctttTATAATATTTAAGCATATCTAATTATTTTATTATACAATAACAATCTTACAAAAATAGTATATGTTACTTCTAGATTGTGTTTGTTATATAGGATTAAACATAGACACACTAGATGCTTTTTAAGCTTATTCTTATTAGGAGGATATTCATGTCTTTTGCACAATACGATTCGTTCACAAAATTACAGTTTTTATCCATTGACATCAAACATAGTATAAAATTATCATGTCTTGTATTGCTTAAGAAACAAGATCCTTAAGTGCTTATATGCTGTTGCCTTAGGTGACGCATGACCTTAGTTACAAACAAGCATCATCCTACTCCCatcaatttaccaatttcctaCACAGCTTCCTAATTCTATTTCCTTATAATAATGTGCAAAAACTAACATCATAACCATCGTTTTCAACAGTTTTCATGGGACCATTTAAAGCTTTCAAACTTTTAAATAGCAGCCTCCACTGCCACGGCTACACACGACACACTACGAACCTTCTTTCATGCTTCTAGGAAGGTAGCTACGAAACCTCCATTAGAGATGATATATCATCAAGAACAGCAAACCCTCAACTTGCATaccaaaatgaattattatgatCATCAAATGTCTAAAGCCTACAGTTACAGATCAGTAGACTCACCTGACATGGACTATGATGTTCCAAACCAGCAAACTTATGAGTTTGTTGAGAGCTTTCTCAGCTTTGATGATTGGATAACTGAAGATAAAGCATCCACTGTTCCTGAGTATCAAGATCATACTCCTGTTTACCCTTCTGCCACCATTGAAGATGGTGGTCTGTCGATCGGAAGTAGCAGCAGCAACAGCCATCTTCATGATGGAAGTAGAAGCAGTAAGTAAACTCATTTGATCTTAACATCATAGGAATTCTTTTTCAAGTGGGGTGTTTATTCTATTTACAAACATGAAGTATCTAATAAGCGTTTTTTTTGTAACTAGGGGCCACAGGATTTGGGCAGGCTCAAAATGGCAAAAAAGAGAAAGTCGCCTTCAAAACAAAATCCCAAGTTGAGATCCTAGATGACGGTTTTAAGTGGAGGAAATATGGCAAAAAGATGGTTAAAAACAGTCCAAACCCAAGGTACATGTTGATTATGTAATTTCATACAAACTAATATATATAGTTCATGTTGGGAATTTGTTGACATTGTATAAATATATTTGCAGGAATTATTATCGTTGTTCAGCAGCAGGATGTTCGGTGAAAAAGAGAGTTGAAAGGGATGTAGAGGATGCACGATATGTAATCACAACCTACGAGGGTATTCACAACCACCAACGCCCTTCTAACTACTGATAGCTTGTACTACGATTTGTTAATGTATGCTAAAGAATAGTAGTTTTTCTAAGCTTACTCCATCACTAGCTTATTGAAAAGAAAGTTGTAGTTCGGTTACTTATTTTCTTCAACCGACCAAGGTTATGAATCGTTTTAGAATATAATTGTTTTTAACTGCTATGAAGCAGTCTTTCACATGGTTGTCCTAAAGTATACATAGATGAAGTATTAGCTTTAATAGGTTTATATAAGTTCTGGCATAGTGCATTACATTTCTTGTTATGTGGACATTATGATTTATCTCTTTAATGTTGAGATAGACCTTTCACATGGTTGTCCTAAAGTATCCATGGATAAAGTATTTGCTTTAATAGGTTTTAGTCCTGGTATAATGCTACAATATTTCCTGTTATGCGGACATTGTGATTTATATCTTTAATGAGAGAGAGAAACCCAAACAATGAATTACTGAATATTTGGTAATTGATTGTGTGGGTCTCTCTCACATTAAATAGGTAAATGATCACAAGAAATGTTTGGAGAATTATGCTTCCAAAATTCCAACAAACAATAAACTAATGCAAAATCCTCCTTTAAACAAAAAGTAAACACCATGGGACCTGGTCCAAGAACCATCCTCTAGCATTAAATTAGAAAATACACAAGAGCTTTAGTAAAAAACTAGATACAAATCATCAACCAAATATCAAGGAATTGGAATGTTAATCATAGTCAGAACAGCAAACTGAATGATTCCTGTCATGAATCAGCTCTTGAATCTTTCAGATATTCATTCCACATCAGGTTAACGGCCCTTCGGCctccttctagaccctcaaaacggtaCTTCTAGGATTATTTTCGTAGGGAATGAACTAGCTTTGAAGATATATCATTAGGGCTCATTTTCGACTCTATTTATAGGTTATAGTGACGTCACGACAAGGAAAAGGACTTGTCACGCCATGGGAGATGGAATCCTTGTTGTCCATGAATTTTTTGGTTTTCCACGCAGTGGAAATGGCTTTGCCATGGTGTGGGAACTGGGAATCGGTATTTTTCACAAACACAAAAGTTGTCCAAAATTTTGCCTAGTTTTCAAAACATCTTGAATCTCTTTAATCGAGTTACGAGTCATTAGATACGTTTAAAACACTGAGGAGCGGTCAATCTATCAGCAACATCTTTTTAGCGTCTTTTTCAACTTTGTTCTCCTCCTTTTGCATCCCAGCTCTCATTTTAATTGTAattgaacatttcaaaacatattaagtatcatatatcttaaaatatatcattttaatcaaatatattaagataatggtctaaaatatatagttaaataaagTCATATGAACTACATACATACGTGAATGTTATGATCCAACCATATCTTACACTCATTTTCATTTATATAGTCCAACTACAGTCTTTCCTGTTATTatccaaccatagtctttcaTGTCAGTGCTATGATCCAACTATAATATTTCATAAAGGTGTTATTATTCAACTATAGTCTTTTATACAAGTACTATCATACACCCATAGTCTTTCATGCATAGTCATAAAGACAGTCAAGCATACATTGACACCTAgtgtcctacatagtatagtgacaAAACTTACGTCAttgaaacccaaaaatcacaacTGCATGCTAATAAAAGTAAAGGCCAGTCTCATGATCCACCTAGACATTAGATAAAAGTCAAACCTTAGTCTATGACCTAAAATCCTAAAGTTTGTCCCAtggtcaaacttagtcaaaaagtcaaacttatGGCTAAAGGCTCTCTGTGCCATCTTCTGGCCCCAACACCCGCTACGGGACAAAATAATCGACTTCGGAACAA is part of the Lactuca sativa cultivar Salinas chromosome 7, Lsat_Salinas_v11, whole genome shotgun sequence genome and harbors:
- the LOC111883734 gene encoding probable WRKY transcription factor 50 translates to MIYHQEQQTLNLHTKMNYYDHQMSKAYSYRSVDSPDMDYDVPNQQTYEFVESFLSFDDWITEDKASTVPEYQDHTPVYPSATIEDGGLSIGSSSSNSHLHDGSRSRATGFGQAQNGKKEKVAFKTKSQVEILDDGFKWRKYGKKMVKNSPNPRNYYRCSAAGCSVKKRVERDVEDARYVITTYEGIHNHQRPSNY